A stretch of Henckelia pumila isolate YLH828 chromosome 4, ASM3356847v2, whole genome shotgun sequence DNA encodes these proteins:
- the LOC140867513 gene encoding transcription repressor MYB6-like, giving the protein MGHHSCCNQQKVKRGLWSPEEDEKLIRFITTHGYGCWSEVPEKAGLQRCGKSCRLRWINYLRPDIRRGRFTSEEEKLIISLHGAVGNRWAHIASHLPGRTDNEIKNYWNSWIKKKIRKPSRTSTKTTSSPDDQTSQIVFEQRRQPHFLINQDLAVKSQLQETVFPLPGASFIFDIAPTFENTNDNNNARMDHVFQETAGLDSESWQISHNLDQMQASDQILQPIAMFTNTTSSSLLTPLMENVMMPIEVQTCGINMGGGGQMALDFLQRNEMNEWAGLIESQQCPSFVFWEQAGQLGVEEIVPCSSNMETMLSAYPSCL; this is encoded by the exons ATGGGGCACCATTCATGCTGCAACCAGCAAAAGGTGAAGAGGGGCCTTTGGTCCCCGGAGGAAGACGAAAAGCTCATAAGATTCATCACCACTCATGGCTACGGCTGCTGGAGCGAAGTTCCCGAAAAAGCAG GGCTTCAAAGATGTGGGAAGAGCTGTCGATTGAGATGGATAAATTATTTGAGACCTGATATCAGAAGGGGAAGATTTACCTCAGAAGAAGAGAAGCTAATCATCAGCCTTCATGGGGCTGTAGGGAACag ATGGGCTCATATAGCCAGTCATTTGCCTGGAAGAACAGACAACGAGATAAAGAACTACTGGAATTCATGGATTAAAAAGAAGATAAGAAAGCCATCAAGAACGTCGACGAAGACGACGTCTAGCCCCGACGACCAAACTTCCCAGATTGTATTCGAACAAAGGAGGCAACCACACTTCTTGATTAATCAAGACCTGGCCGTAAAATCACAATTGCAAGAAACCGTTTTCCCATTACCCGGTGCATCATTCATTTTCGACATCGCTCCAACATTCGAAAACACAAACGATAATAACAATGCTAGAATGGATCATGTTTTTCAAGAAACTGCGGGATTGGACTCGGAGTCATGGCAAATAAGCCATAACCTTGATCAAATGCAAGCCAGTGATCAAATACTCCAACCGATCGCGATGTTTACTAACACAACGAGTTCGAGTCTTTTGACACCTTTGATGGAGAACGTTATGATGCCGATTGAAGTGCAAACTTGCGGCATAAATATGGGAGGAGGAGGGCAAATGGCCCTTGATTTTTTGCAAAGAAATGAGATGAATGAATGGGCCGGTTTGATTGAGTCTCAACAATGTCCAAGCTTTGTGTTTTGGGAGCAAGCAGGACAACTAGGCGTGGAGGAAATTGTCCCATGTTCATCAAACATGGAGACGATGTTGTCTGCCTATCCATCATGCCTTTAA